Sequence from the Nitrospirota bacterium genome:
TGCGAGATCGAGCCGGGACCGGCTGCCCTGGCCAGGCGGTATTTTGCGAAAAGCCCCCATGGCCGCAAGATCGAGATCAAAATGGGCCCGGCGCTGGAGACCTTGCGCGGGCTGGCCGGACCCTTCGACCTGATTTTCATTGATGCGGACAAGATGAACTACCTCAACTATTACCGGCGGGCCATGGAGTTGGTGTCCCCGACGGGCGTCATCCTGATCGACAACGTGCTCTGGGACGGCGACGTGCTGATCCAGCCTCCGCCGGACCAGAAGACCGCGATGATCCAGGAACTCAACCGGACGGTAGCGGCCGATCCGCGCGTGGCGAGCGTGTTGGTGACGATTCGGGACGGCCTGCTGGTCGTGCGGCCAGTAGGACGCTGAAAAAGGTCCCCAACTTTGTTCTCGGGCGCTCGAACCCCTCAACGAACGGAACGGCAAAGCTGAAGG
This genomic interval carries:
- a CDS encoding methyltransferase — protein: MKALVNPDIEAYAEAHSTSESDLCRALREETYRTMECPHMVVGPLEGAFLKMMVQLVQAKLVLELGMFTGYSALAMAEALPEAGRLVTCEIEPGPAALARRYFAKSPHGRKIEIKMGPALETLRGLAGPFDLIFIDADKMNYLNYYRRAMELVSPTGVILIDNVLWDGDVLIQPPPDQKTAMIQELNRTVAADPRVASVLVTIRDGLLVVRPVGR